A genomic stretch from Gopherus evgoodei ecotype Sinaloan lineage chromosome 18, rGopEvg1_v1.p, whole genome shotgun sequence includes:
- the LOC115637027 gene encoding arylacetamide deacetylase-like 4: MGLVCAPLTLIGVIWISPFLLLVLFIWAICYDLFKSELPPGIDQPLKLRFYHSLLVIAAVLGRILEKLGICSDISLLRFLLDGIPPKWRDSKLLIRDLKFAEVPVRVYQAKAPSVGQRRGVLYFHGGAGTLGSINAFERVCRYIARKTDSVVVSVGYRLAPEYLYPSQYWDCLNATIHFMRNVEDYQVDPARIILCGDSCGANFATAICQILVSRTDLPKIRAQVLIYPGLQGLDFYLPSYQQNRAVPILFRDRVVYLCLRYLSKDTSVVEDVLKGSHVPEDMKLKYKKWISADNIPEEFKIRGYKPQKPPSYTYKHDVHEVVKQMLEVMFSPLLAEDTIVSQLPESYILTCEFDVLRDDGLLYKKRLEDNGVRVTWYHNEDGFHGVLTLFGYGIFSFPSAKKILDNTVNFIKKL; this comes from the exons ATGGGGTTGGTTTGTGCTCCTTTGACATTAATAGGAGTGATCTGGATTTCTCCCTTTTTGCTACTGGTGTTGTTCATTTGGGCCATTTGTTATGATCTCTTCAAATCAGAGCTGCCTCCTGGAATTGACCAGCCGCTAAAGCTTCGGTTTTATCACTCGCTTTTAGTTATAGCTGCTGTTCTG GGAAGGATTTTGGAGAAGCTGGGTATCTGCAGTGACATAAGCTTACTCCGGTTTCTGCTGGATGGAATACCACCAAAATGGAGAGATTCAAAACTCCTCATCAGAGACCTGAAGTTTGCTGAGGTGCCAGTGAGGGTTTACCAGGCAAAAGCACCATCTGTTGGCCAAAGGAGGGGTGTCCTTTACTTTCATGGAGGCGCTGGCACCCTGGGAAGCATTA atgcCTTTGAAAGAGTGTGTCGTTACATTGCCAGAAAAACTGATTCAGTGGTTGTGTCTGTTGG TTATCGGTTGGCTCCTGAATATCTGTATCCAAGCCAGTACTGGGACTGTCTCAATGCCACCATACACTTTATGAGGAATGTGGAAGATTATCAGGTGGATCCTGCCCGCATCATCCTTTGTGGGGACAGTTGTGGAGCTAATTTCGCTACTGCTATTTGCCAAATACTGGTGAGCAGGACAGACCTCCCAAAAATACGTGCTCAGGTTTTGATCTATCCAGGCCTCCAGGGGCTGGACTTTTATTTGCCTTCATATCAGCAGAACCGCGCAGTCCCCATCTTGTTCCGGGATCGCGTTGTCTACCTTTGTTTACGTTATCTCAGTAAGGACACATCAGTAGTGGAAGATGTCCTGAAGGGTTCCCACGTTCCTGAGGATATGAAACTGAAGTATAAGAAATGGATAAGTGCAGACAATATACCTGAGGAATTTAAGATCAGAGGCTATAAACCACAGAAACCGCCTTCATATACATATAAGCATGACGTTCATGAAGTGGTTAAACAAATGTTAGAGGTAATGTTTTCCCCACTTTTAGCTGAAGATACTATTGTTAGTCAGCTTCCTGAGTCTTATATTTTGACCTGTGAATTTGATGTGCTTAGGGATGATGGACTGTTGTACAAGAAACGATTAGAGGACAATGGTGTTCGAGTCACCTGGTACCATAATGAAGATGGTTTCCATGGAGTATTAACCTTATTTGGTTACGGAATTTTTTCATTTCCATCTGCAAAAAAGATACTGGATAATACTGTGAACTTtattaaaaaattgtga